A stretch of Candidatus Binatia bacterium DNA encodes these proteins:
- a CDS encoding DNA-directed RNA polymerase subunit alpha has protein sequence MHRHWTDLIKPKELEVDEKNLTATYGKFYAEPFERGFGSTIGNSLRRTLLSSLMGAAIVSVRIKGILHEFSTIAGITEDVTDIILNLKEVRLRLMDSEQQTIRIEAKGSKTVQARDIIAGPNVEILNPDQHIATLAREAKLEMEMVVKLGRGYVPAERNKEEGVPVDTIAMDAIFTPIRKVNFNVTNARVGQRTDYDRLVFEVWTDGGVKPDDAVAYAAKILQDQLQIFINFNEEPEQRNEEAPSIPLNENLYRSVDELEFSVRSQNCLQNADIKYIGELVQKTEQEMLKTKNFGQKSLNEIKEILRGMGLELGMKIDHFPPREEIENRRRAREKETA, from the coding sequence ATGCACAGGCATTGGACCGATTTGATCAAGCCCAAAGAACTTGAAGTGGACGAAAAAAACCTGACCGCCACTTACGGGAAATTTTATGCCGAACCTTTCGAGCGGGGATTCGGCTCAACCATCGGCAATTCGCTGAGAAGGACTCTCCTCTCCTCGCTCATGGGGGCGGCGATCGTTTCGGTCCGCATCAAGGGAATTCTGCACGAGTTCTCGACGATCGCCGGAATCACCGAGGACGTGACCGACATCATTCTAAATCTCAAGGAAGTCCGCTTAAGGTTGATGGACAGCGAGCAGCAGACGATCCGGATCGAAGCCAAGGGATCGAAGACGGTCCAGGCGCGGGATATCATCGCAGGACCCAACGTCGAGATCCTCAATCCGGACCAGCACATCGCCACCCTCGCGCGCGAGGCGAAGCTCGAAATGGAGATGGTGGTGAAGCTCGGGCGCGGTTACGTGCCGGCGGAGCGGAACAAGGAAGAAGGCGTGCCGGTGGACACGATCGCGATGGACGCCATTTTTACGCCGATCCGCAAGGTGAATTTCAACGTGACCAACGCGCGCGTCGGACAGCGGACCGATTATGACCGCCTCGTGTTCGAAGTGTGGACCGACGGCGGCGTGAAGCCCGACGACGCGGTCGCCTACGCGGCCAAGATCCTCCAGGACCAGCTCCAGATCTTCATCAATTTCAACGAGGAGCCGGAGCAGAGGAATGAAGAGGCGCCGTCGATTCCGCTGAATGAGAACCTCTATCGCAGCGTGGACGAGCTGGAATTTTCCGTCCGCTCGCAGAACTGCCTGCAGAACGCCGATATCAAATATATCGGCGAGCTGGTTCAGAAGACCGAGCAGGAGATGCTCAAGACCAAAAACTTCGGCCAGAAGTCGCTCAACGAGATCAAGGAGATTCTTCGTGGCATGGGACTGGAGCTCGGCATGAAGATCGACCATTTCCCGCCGCGCGAAGAGATCGAAAACCGCCGGCGCGCTCGGGAAAAAGAGACGGCGTAA